A single region of the Bos mutus isolate GX-2022 chromosome 17, NWIPB_WYAK_1.1, whole genome shotgun sequence genome encodes:
- the DDX54 gene encoding ATP-dependent RNA helicase DDX54 isoform X1: MAAGTRPAAAPRSRATMAQWKKKKGLRKRRGAASQSHSSDSEDGEFEIQAEDDARAQKLGPGRPLPTFPTSECTSDVEPDTREMVRAQNKKKKKSGGFQSMGLSYPVFKGIMKKGYKVPTPIQRKTIPMILDGKDVVAMARTGSGKTACFLIPMFERLKTHSAQTGARALILSPTRELALQTMKFTKELGKFTGLKTALILGGDKMEDQFAALHENPDIIIATPGRLVHVAVEMNLKLQSVEYVVFDEADRLFEMGFAEQLQEIIGRLPGGHQTVLFSATLPKLLVEFARAGLTEPVLIRLDVDSKLNEQLKTSFFLVREDAKAAVLLHLLRNVVRPQDQTVVFVATKHHAEYLSELLATQGVSCAHIYSALDQTARKINLARFTHGKCSALIVTDLAARGLDIPLLDNVINYSFPAKGKLFLHRVGRVARAGRSGTAYSLVAPDEVPYLLDLHLFLGRALTLARPPEEPSGTEGGDGVLGRVPQGVVDDEDCGLRTSLEASLELRGLNRVANNAQQQYVRSRPAPSPESIKRAKELDLAGLGLHPLFSSRFQQEELQRLRLVDSIRNYRSRATIFEINASSRDLSSQVMRAKREKDRKAIASFQQGRQERQEGPAGPTPSLPAPQEEQPEKEEVAGESVEDVFTEVVGRKRQQPGPHRGAKRRREEARQRDQAFYIPYRPKDFDSERGLSIGGDGGAFEQQVAGAALDLMGDEAQSLTRGRQQLRWDRKKKRFVGQSGQEDKKKIKTESGRYISSSYKRDLYQKWKQKQKIDDRDSEEEGTFDRRGPERRGGKRGRGQAGAPQPRTPGTPAGRVLSELKTKQQILKQRRRAQKMRFLQRGGLKQLSARNRRRAQELQQGAFGRGAPSKKGKMRKRM, translated from the exons CTGGGACCTGGCAGACCCTTACCCACTTTCCCCACCTCGGAATGCACCTCGGACGTGGAGCCAGACACGCGGGAGATGGTGCGAGCTCagaacaagaagaagaagaaatcaggAGGCTTCCAGTCCATGG GCCTGAGCTACCCAGTCTTCAAAGGCATCATGAAGAAGGGCTACAAAGTGCCGACACCCATCCAGAGGAAG ACCATCCCAATGATCCTGGACGGCAAGGATGTGGTGGCAATGGCCCGGACGGGCAGCGGCAAGACCGCCTGCTTCCTCATACCCATGTTCGAGAGGCTCAAGACCCACAGCGCCCAGACTGGGGCCCGTGCCCTCATCCTCTCACCCACCCGAGAGCTGGCCCTGCAGACCATGAAGTTCACCAAGGAG CTTGGCAAGTTCACTGGCCTCAAGACTGCCCTGATCCTGGGTGGGGACAA GATGGAAGACCAGTTTGCAGCCTTGCACGAAAATCCCGACAT AATCATCGCTACCCCTGGGCGCTTGGTGCATGTGGCTGTGGAGATGAACCTGAAGCTGCAGAGTGTGGAGTACGTGGTATTCGATGAGGCCGACAG gCTCTTTGAAATGGGCTTCGCAGAGCAGCTCCAGGAAATCATCGGCCGCCTCCCTGGGGGCCACCAGACTGTCCTGTTCTCTGCCACACTGCCCAAGCTGCTGGTGGAGTTCGCCCGAGCTG GCCTGACTGAGCCCGTGCTCATCCGGTTAGATGTGGACTCTAAACTCAACGAGCAGCTCAAG ACCTCCTTCTTCCTGGTGCGGGAGGATGCCAAGGCCGCGGTGCTGCTCCACCTGCTGCGCAACGTGGTGCGGCCCCAGGACCAGACGGTCGTGTTTGTGGCCACCAAACACCACGCGGAGTATCTCAGCGAG CTGCTAGCAACCCAGGGGGTGAGCTGTGCCCACATCTACAGCGCGCTGGACCAGACGGCCCGCAAGATTAACCTGGCCAGGTTCACGCATGGCAAGTGCTCGGCCCTCATCGTGACTGACCTGGCCGCCCGGGGCCTGGACATCCCACTGCTGGACAACGTCATCAACTACAGCTTCCCCGCCAAGGGCAAGCTCTTCCTGCACCGCGTGG GTCGCGTGGCCCGGGCCGGCCGAAGTGGCACGGCCTACTCCTTGGTGGCCCCCGACGAGGTCCCCTACCTGCTGGACCTACACCTGTTCCTGGGTCGTGCTCTGACCCTCGCCCGTCCCCCTGAGGAGCCCTCAG GCACGGAAGGTGGGGATGGCGTACTGGGCCGGGTGCCGCAGGGCGTGGTGGACGACGAGGACTGCGGCCTGCGGACCAGCCTGGAGGCGTCGCTGGAGCTGCGGGGCCTGAACCGCGTGGCCAACAATGCCCAGCAGCAGTATGTGCGCTCACGGCCGGCGCCCTCGCCCGAGTCCATCAAGAGGGCCAAGGAGCTGGACCTCGCCGGGCTGGGCCTACACCCGCTCTTCA GCTCTCGCTTCCAGCAGGAGGAGCTGCAGCGGCTCAGGCTGGTGGACAGCATCAGGAACTACCGCTCCCGGGCG ACCATCTTTGAGATCAATGCCTCCAGCCGCGACCTGAGCAGCCAGGTGATGCGCGCCAAGCGGGAGAAGGACCGCAAAGCCATCGCCAGCTTCCAGCAGGGACGGCAGGAGCGGCAGGAGGGCCCGGCGGGCCCAACCCCGAGCCTCCCAGCACCGCAGGAGGAGCAGCCTGAGAAGGAGGAGGTGGCAGGAGAGAGTGTAGAG GACGTCTTCACGGAAGTTGTCGGCCGGAAGCGGCAGCAGCCAGGACCCCACCGAGGAGCCAAGAGGCGGAGGGAGGAGGCTCGCCAGCGGGACCAGGCGTTCTACATCCCCTACCGGCCCAAGGATTTTGACAGCGAGCGGGG CCTGAGCATCGGCGGGGACGGGGGCGCCTTCGAGCAGCAGGTGGCTGGTGCAGCGCTGGACCTAATGGGAGACGAAGCCCAGAGCCTGACCAGGGGCCGGCAGCAGCTCAGGTG GGATCGGAAGAAGAAGCGGTTTGTGGGACAGTCAGGACAAGAGGACAAGAAAAAGATCAAGACCGAGAGTGGCCGCTACATCAGCAGCTCCTACAAGCGGGACCT CTAccaaaagtggaaacagaaacagaaaatcgATGATCGTGACTCAGAAGAAGAAGGAACTTTTGACCGCCGTGGCCCAGAGCGAAGAGGTGGGAAGCGTGGCCGAGGGCAAG CAGGTGCACCCCAGCCCCGCACCCCTGGCACCCCCGCAGGCCGCGTGCTCTCAGAGCTCAAGACCAAGCAGCAGATCCTGAAGCAGCGGCGCCGAGCCCAGAAGATGCGCTTCCTGCAGCGTGGGGGCCTGAAGCAGCTCTCTGCCCGCAACCGGCGccgagcccaggagctgcagcaggGCGCCTTTGGCCGGGGTGCCCCTTCCAAGAAGGGCAAGATGAGGAAGAGGATGTAA
- the DDX54 gene encoding ATP-dependent RNA helicase DDX54 isoform X2, translating into MAAGTRPAAAPRSRATMAQWKKKKGLRKRRGAASQSHSSDSEDGEFEIQAEDDARAQKLGPGRPLPTFPTSECTSDVEPDTREMVRAQNKKKKKSGGFQSMGLSYPVFKGIMKKGYKVPTPIQRKTIPMILDGKDVVAMARTGSGKTACFLIPMFERLKTHSAQTGARALILSPTRELALQTMKFTKELGKFTGLKTALILGGDKMEDQFAALHENPDIIIATPGRLVHVAVEMNLKLQSVEYVVFDEADRLFEMGFAEQLQEIIGRLPGGHQTVLFSATLPKLLVEFARAGLTEPVLIRLDVDSKLNEQLKTSFFLVREDAKAAVLLHLLRNVVRPQDQTVVFVATKHHAEYLSELLATQGVSCAHIYSALDQTARKINLARFTHGKCSALIVTDLAARGLDIPLLDNVINYSFPAKGKLFLHRVGRVARAGRSGTAYSLVAPDEVPYLLDLHLFLGRALTLARPPEEPSGTEGGDGVLGRVPQGVVDDEDCGLRTSLEASLELRGLNRVANNAQQQYVRSRPAPSPESIKRAKELDLAGLGLHPLFSSRFQQEELQRLRLVDSIRNYRSRATIFEINASSRDLSSQVMRAKREKDRKAIASFQQGRQERQEGPAGPTPSLPAPQEEQPEKEEVAGESVEDVFTEVVGRKRQQPGPHRGAKRRREEARQRDQAFYIPYRPKDFDSERGLSIGGDGGAFEQQVAGAALDLMGDEAQSLTRGRQQLRWDRKKKRFVGQSGQEDKKKIKTESGRYISSSYKRDLYQKWKQKQKIDDRDSEEEGTFDRRGPERRGGKRGRGQGAPQPRTPGTPAGRVLSELKTKQQILKQRRRAQKMRFLQRGGLKQLSARNRRRAQELQQGAFGRGAPSKKGKMRKRM; encoded by the exons CTGGGACCTGGCAGACCCTTACCCACTTTCCCCACCTCGGAATGCACCTCGGACGTGGAGCCAGACACGCGGGAGATGGTGCGAGCTCagaacaagaagaagaagaaatcaggAGGCTTCCAGTCCATGG GCCTGAGCTACCCAGTCTTCAAAGGCATCATGAAGAAGGGCTACAAAGTGCCGACACCCATCCAGAGGAAG ACCATCCCAATGATCCTGGACGGCAAGGATGTGGTGGCAATGGCCCGGACGGGCAGCGGCAAGACCGCCTGCTTCCTCATACCCATGTTCGAGAGGCTCAAGACCCACAGCGCCCAGACTGGGGCCCGTGCCCTCATCCTCTCACCCACCCGAGAGCTGGCCCTGCAGACCATGAAGTTCACCAAGGAG CTTGGCAAGTTCACTGGCCTCAAGACTGCCCTGATCCTGGGTGGGGACAA GATGGAAGACCAGTTTGCAGCCTTGCACGAAAATCCCGACAT AATCATCGCTACCCCTGGGCGCTTGGTGCATGTGGCTGTGGAGATGAACCTGAAGCTGCAGAGTGTGGAGTACGTGGTATTCGATGAGGCCGACAG gCTCTTTGAAATGGGCTTCGCAGAGCAGCTCCAGGAAATCATCGGCCGCCTCCCTGGGGGCCACCAGACTGTCCTGTTCTCTGCCACACTGCCCAAGCTGCTGGTGGAGTTCGCCCGAGCTG GCCTGACTGAGCCCGTGCTCATCCGGTTAGATGTGGACTCTAAACTCAACGAGCAGCTCAAG ACCTCCTTCTTCCTGGTGCGGGAGGATGCCAAGGCCGCGGTGCTGCTCCACCTGCTGCGCAACGTGGTGCGGCCCCAGGACCAGACGGTCGTGTTTGTGGCCACCAAACACCACGCGGAGTATCTCAGCGAG CTGCTAGCAACCCAGGGGGTGAGCTGTGCCCACATCTACAGCGCGCTGGACCAGACGGCCCGCAAGATTAACCTGGCCAGGTTCACGCATGGCAAGTGCTCGGCCCTCATCGTGACTGACCTGGCCGCCCGGGGCCTGGACATCCCACTGCTGGACAACGTCATCAACTACAGCTTCCCCGCCAAGGGCAAGCTCTTCCTGCACCGCGTGG GTCGCGTGGCCCGGGCCGGCCGAAGTGGCACGGCCTACTCCTTGGTGGCCCCCGACGAGGTCCCCTACCTGCTGGACCTACACCTGTTCCTGGGTCGTGCTCTGACCCTCGCCCGTCCCCCTGAGGAGCCCTCAG GCACGGAAGGTGGGGATGGCGTACTGGGCCGGGTGCCGCAGGGCGTGGTGGACGACGAGGACTGCGGCCTGCGGACCAGCCTGGAGGCGTCGCTGGAGCTGCGGGGCCTGAACCGCGTGGCCAACAATGCCCAGCAGCAGTATGTGCGCTCACGGCCGGCGCCCTCGCCCGAGTCCATCAAGAGGGCCAAGGAGCTGGACCTCGCCGGGCTGGGCCTACACCCGCTCTTCA GCTCTCGCTTCCAGCAGGAGGAGCTGCAGCGGCTCAGGCTGGTGGACAGCATCAGGAACTACCGCTCCCGGGCG ACCATCTTTGAGATCAATGCCTCCAGCCGCGACCTGAGCAGCCAGGTGATGCGCGCCAAGCGGGAGAAGGACCGCAAAGCCATCGCCAGCTTCCAGCAGGGACGGCAGGAGCGGCAGGAGGGCCCGGCGGGCCCAACCCCGAGCCTCCCAGCACCGCAGGAGGAGCAGCCTGAGAAGGAGGAGGTGGCAGGAGAGAGTGTAGAG GACGTCTTCACGGAAGTTGTCGGCCGGAAGCGGCAGCAGCCAGGACCCCACCGAGGAGCCAAGAGGCGGAGGGAGGAGGCTCGCCAGCGGGACCAGGCGTTCTACATCCCCTACCGGCCCAAGGATTTTGACAGCGAGCGGGG CCTGAGCATCGGCGGGGACGGGGGCGCCTTCGAGCAGCAGGTGGCTGGTGCAGCGCTGGACCTAATGGGAGACGAAGCCCAGAGCCTGACCAGGGGCCGGCAGCAGCTCAGGTG GGATCGGAAGAAGAAGCGGTTTGTGGGACAGTCAGGACAAGAGGACAAGAAAAAGATCAAGACCGAGAGTGGCCGCTACATCAGCAGCTCCTACAAGCGGGACCT CTAccaaaagtggaaacagaaacagaaaatcgATGATCGTGACTCAGAAGAAGAAGGAACTTTTGACCGCCGTGGCCCAGAGCGAAGAGGTGGGAAGCGTGGCCGAGGGCAAG GTGCACCCCAGCCCCGCACCCCTGGCACCCCCGCAGGCCGCGTGCTCTCAGAGCTCAAGACCAAGCAGCAGATCCTGAAGCAGCGGCGCCGAGCCCAGAAGATGCGCTTCCTGCAGCGTGGGGGCCTGAAGCAGCTCTCTGCCCGCAACCGGCGccgagcccaggagctgcagcaggGCGCCTTTGGCCGGGGTGCCCCTTCCAAGAAGGGCAAGATGAGGAAGAGGATGTAA